A single region of the Eremothecium gossypii ATCC 10895 chromosome V, complete sequence genome encodes:
- the MSE1 gene encoding glutamate--tRNA ligase MSE1 (Syntenic homolog of Saccharomyces cerevisiae YOL033W (MSE1)), translated as MVCTFAVRRYTASILRPRIGLLSGKQIAISRKPTRDVHPKTPARTRFAPSPTGYLHLGSLRTALYNYLLARNTNGQFLLRLEDTDQKRLVSDAEQNIYDTLQWLGIQFDEGPGVNEVYGPYRQSDRSAIYKAHADKLLASGHAYRCFCSKERLENLRTSAMALQPPTNVSYDRECANLSQEHIDHKLDQNVPFTLRFKSPAVYEPFEDLLHGRVDLQPQTNPNDIRYDDPVLMKSDGLPTYHFANVVDDHLMKITHVIRGEEWLPSTPKHISLYRAFGWTPPKFVHIPLLTTAADKKLSKRKGDASVMALKAKGVLPEALLNFSVLFGWAPPRELATANHECFTLGEFERLFNLNNLTKGNAKVDEKKLWFFNKHYLSARLKDEHQVSIEARNLTQILSKKYPGLDETKTKQLLKAVGGHLTVIDELESQFHYLLSKPVYENEFSDRFIKACEPSQVARVLSSIASLLDNSNLNDLVAEVSTRENVPKKAVFEAMRFALSGSVPGLKLPVLISTLGLEETKARLNEAAQYLVT; from the coding sequence ATGGTGTGTACTTTTGCGGTACGGCGATATACTGCTTCAATTTTACGTCCAAGGATCGGGCTTCTCTCGGGGAAGCAGATTGCGATTTCACGTAAGCCAACTCGCGATGTACATCCGAAAACTCCGGCAAGGACAAGGTTTGCGCCCTCACCCACAGGATATCTCCATCTGGGTTCTCTGCGCACGGCACTTTACAATTATCTGCTAGCCAGGAATACAAACGGGCAGTTTTTGTTGCGGTTGGAAGATACGGATCAGAAAAGATTAGTATCTGACGCTGAGCAGAACATCTACGACACACTGCAGTGGCTCGGTATCCAGTTTGACGAAGGTCCAGGTGTTAATGAAGTATATGGCCCATATCGACAGAGTGACCGTTCGGCTATATACAAGGCTCATGCTGACAAATTACTGGCATCCGGACATGCATACCGGTGCTTTTGCTCGAAGGAGCGGCTCGAGAATCTCCGTACTAGTGCCATGGCGCTTCAACCCCCCACCAATGTGAGTTACGACCGCGAATGTGCCAACCTGAGCCAAGAGCATATCGACCATAAATTGGACCAGAATGTCCCATTTACTCTGCGATTCAAATCGCCCGCTGTCTACGAGCCATTTGAAGATCTACTGCATGGTAGAGTAGATCTACAACCGCAGACAAATCCTAATGACATCAGGTATGATGACCCCGTCCTAATGAAATCCGATGGTCTTCCGACATATCATTTCGCCAATGTTGTTGATGATCACCTAATGAAAATCACACATGTTATAAGGGGAGAGGAATGGCTGCCTTCTACACCAAAGCATATATCTCTGTACCGGGCTTTTGGATGGACACCTCCCAAGTTTGTGCATATACCGCTTTTAACTACGGCTGCGGACAAAAAGCTCAGCAAACGGAAGGGAGATGCCAGCGTTATGGCACTCAAGGCCAAGGGTGTTTTACCTGAGGCATTACTTAACTTTAGCGTTTTATTTGGATGGGCACCCCCAAGAGAATTAGCGACTGCAAATCACGAATGTTTTACCTTGGGTGAATTTGAACGGTTATTCAATCTCAACAACTTAACTAAGGGCAACGCCAAAGTCGATGAAAAGAAACTTTGGTTCTTCAATAAGCACTATCTCTCTGCACGGCTGAAGGATGAACACCAAGTATCCATAGAGGCGCGGAACTTGACTCAAATCCTCAGCAAGAAATATCCAGGGTTAGATGAAACAAAGACTAAGCAACTACTGAAGGCCGTAGGAGGCCATTTGACCGTCATAGATGAATTGGAATCCCAGTTCCATTACCTGCTTTCAAAGCCTGTGTATGAAAATGAATTCTCGGATCGCTTTATTAAGGCATGCGAGCCTTCTCAAGTGGCACGCGTATTGTCCTCCATTGCATCTCTTCTAGACAACTCCAACCTCAACGATCTCGTTGCCGAAGTGAGTACTCGGGAAAATGTACCCAAGAAAGCCGTTTTCGAGGCAATGAGGTTCGCCCTATCGGGGTCGGTGCCTGGTCTAAAACTGCCTGTTCTAATCTCCACACTTGGACTTGAAGAAACAAAAGCACGACTAAATGAAGCTGCACAATATCTGGTGACGTAG